Proteins from a single region of Polaromonas sp. JS666:
- a CDS encoding helix-turn-helix domain-containing protein: MNIRPIHTKADYKAALKRVSTLVDADPARGSAEGDELEVLGTLVEAYEAQHFPLELPDAIEAIKFRMEQQGLEPKDLKPMIGELNRVYEVLARRRPLSIGMIRRLNEGMGISAECLIRA; this comes from the coding sequence ATGAACATCCGTCCTATTCACACGAAGGCTGATTACAAGGCAGCACTTAAAAGAGTCTCTACGCTGGTCGATGCTGACCCAGCTCGTGGCAGCGCCGAGGGCGATGAATTGGAAGTGCTAGGTACGCTGGTCGAGGCCTATGAGGCCCAACACTTTCCATTGGAGCTTCCTGATGCTATTGAGGCCATCAAATTCCGGATGGAGCAACAGGGACTAGAGCCCAAGGACCTCAAACCAATGATCGGAGAACTCAATCGGGTCTATGAAGTTCTCGCTCGCCGGCGGCCTTTGAGCATTGGAATGATTCGGCGCCTCAACGAAGGCATGGGTATTTCAGCTGAATGCCTGATCCGCGCCTAA
- a CDS encoding type II toxin-antitoxin system HigB family toxin has translation MHLVSLPPLISFTVKHPDSKQALLAWAAEVKTATWAQPADIQARYTTVSILKNRRVVFNIKGNDYRLVAAVAYKTGFVFVKFIGTHKEYDAIDANTVEQF, from the coding sequence ATGCATCTAGTTTCCTTGCCACCGCTCATCAGCTTCACTGTCAAGCATCCGGATTCAAAGCAAGCTCTGTTGGCCTGGGCGGCCGAGGTGAAAACAGCGACGTGGGCGCAGCCGGCCGATATTCAGGCGCGCTACACCACAGTGAGTATTTTGAAAAATCGCAGAGTGGTCTTCAACATCAAGGGCAACGACTATCGGCTGGTGGCCGCAGTGGCCTACAAGACCGGTTTTGTATTCGTGAAGTTCATCGGAACGCACAAAGAGTACGACGCCATTGATGCCAACACGGTCGAGCAGTTTTGA
- a CDS encoding AcaB family transcriptional regulator gives MASSRKQEVKLVPAQRNEESLNELKFGDGSVMSLKDLFGKKFDGAVITREFELINKPVQNFVRRDFIFLSRCFYLGTVLGESKSVDTGRMATLDTELLNIFNSVQGLVRKRLTEITALLKQNGADKDEVHTARPMLYRVPIIHPRAFEFLNLLREVDSLHSQREHAWLLGHINPQQRAENFREVMKAVRRIGFVTRMNRIAMWKMLQRAAAEAEGAEGEALRQLASEQAQTLVAEREVDPELAGSVSSESALPDVAGEAALPGEARKPEAVAAAE, from the coding sequence ATGGCATCGTCAAGAAAACAGGAAGTCAAACTCGTCCCGGCGCAACGCAACGAGGAATCCCTCAATGAACTGAAGTTCGGCGACGGCTCAGTGATGTCCCTGAAGGACTTGTTCGGCAAAAAATTCGATGGCGCCGTCATCACCCGCGAATTTGAGTTGATCAACAAGCCGGTTCAAAACTTTGTCCGGCGCGATTTCATTTTCCTGTCGCGCTGTTTCTACCTGGGTACTGTGCTCGGTGAGAGCAAGTCGGTCGACACCGGCCGCATGGCCACGCTGGATACCGAGTTGCTGAATATCTTCAACAGCGTGCAGGGGCTGGTACGAAAGCGCCTGACCGAAATCACAGCCCTGCTCAAGCAGAACGGCGCCGACAAGGACGAGGTCCACACTGCCCGGCCAATGCTCTACAGAGTGCCAATCATTCACCCACGCGCCTTCGAGTTTTTGAATCTCCTCCGGGAAGTAGATTCCCTGCACTCCCAGCGCGAGCATGCTTGGCTGCTCGGGCACATCAACCCACAGCAGCGCGCCGAAAATTTCCGCGAAGTGATGAAGGCGGTTCGTCGCATCGGATTCGTGACCCGCATGAACCGGATTGCCATGTGGAAAATGCTTCAGCGCGCCGCCGCGGAAGCTGAAGGAGCCGAAGGCGAAGCACTCCGTCAACTCGCTTCGGAACAGGCACAAACGCTCGTGGCCGAACGCGAAGTGGATCCCGAGCTGGCTGGGAGCGTCAGCAGCGAATCGGCCTTGCCTGACGTTGCCGGCGAAGCCGCCTTGCCAGGCGAAGCCCGCAAGCCCGAGGCAGTCGCTGCGGCTGAGTAG
- a CDS encoding helix-turn-helix domain-containing protein, with translation MTNNYMWQTNLLALLSRHGYDPKAPETIQELQARTGASADGLSRLLNGSADATIQDLCLVSEELNVPPGELLSVDPKLLRFYSIDGSMPVTVALPPTLLSYITAASDSALIYAETNDGSYSGISSDTVAICSRGCKELVQGSLYLMETESERFIRRCVEVRPGKKEAVFANGPDSDAATLVVNCEPVQVVSVSSPFIMGQLLWTISSV, from the coding sequence GTGACAAACAACTATATGTGGCAAACAAACCTACTTGCTCTTCTGAGCCGACACGGCTACGACCCGAAGGCACCTGAGACAATCCAGGAATTGCAGGCAAGAACAGGAGCATCGGCAGATGGCCTCTCCCGGCTCTTGAATGGCAGCGCTGACGCGACCATTCAGGATTTGTGCTTAGTCTCCGAGGAACTCAATGTTCCGCCTGGCGAGCTCTTAAGTGTTGATCCAAAACTGCTCCGGTTCTATTCCATTGACGGATCCATGCCCGTCACGGTGGCGCTCCCCCCGACTCTGCTGTCATACATCACAGCCGCCAGCGATTCTGCCCTGATATACGCCGAGACGAACGACGGTAGCTACTCCGGAATCAGCTCGGATACCGTGGCGATCTGTAGCCGCGGGTGTAAGGAGCTGGTCCAGGGCTCGCTCTATTTGATGGAGACCGAGTCTGAGCGTTTCATCCGGCGGTGCGTGGAGGTAAGGCCAGGCAAAAAGGAAGCCGTGTTCGCCAACGGCCCAGATTCTGACGCCGCGACGCTGGTGGTCAACTGTGAGCCTGTCCAAGTCGTATCAGTATCCTCCCCGTTCATCATGGGGCAACTCCTCTGGACCATTAGCAGCGTCTAA